One window of Cryobacterium arcticum genomic DNA carries:
- the pknB gene encoding Stk1 family PASTA domain-containing Ser/Thr kinase — protein sequence MSRAGSFALTDEGRLLAGRYRVGASIGRGGMSDVHIGTDSRLGRTVAIKLLKSSLAVDPAFRTRFRQEAQAAARMAHPTIVRVFDAGEETITEDDGTEAQIPFIIMEFVDGRLLKDIIKEGPIDSVEAVRIIDGVLTALEYSHRAGVVHRDIKPGNIMITKAGQVKVMDFGIARAISDSATTVAQTTAILGTASYFSPEQAKGESVDARTDLYSSGVVLFEMLTGRPPFRGDTPVAVAYQHVSEAPVKPSSVNPKVSPALDIVVLHALAKDRFDRYQSAVEFRNDVETAGAGHIPVHRPVDDVAAGLFGAPPEVESTSELALKQLAEDQTMARTQRRPPVIWIWAGIVSVVVIVIAVMFWALSLTPNNELPDSSRRVPVLVGFSYTDAQDALLELDLAATMAEESSDTVAKDEVIRTDPPSGTIAQPATVIKVYVSTGKELVEMPDTTKQPFSAAEPFLVDRGFVSGSVTTENSADVPEGVVIATSPDPREMTPVGTTVDFTVSTGQVTVPDVLGQALTAANSLLQASDLQLVPKLKPDYACDSVAGSPITKQSLPPGDAPQKSEITLTYCAG from the coding sequence GTGTCGCGAGCAGGGAGTTTTGCATTGACTGATGAGGGCCGTCTGCTAGCAGGTCGCTACCGCGTCGGCGCGTCGATCGGCCGAGGCGGCATGTCCGATGTCCACATCGGCACCGACTCCAGGCTGGGCCGCACCGTGGCCATCAAGCTGCTCAAGTCCTCGCTCGCCGTCGACCCGGCATTCCGCACCCGGTTCCGGCAGGAAGCCCAGGCCGCCGCCCGCATGGCGCACCCCACGATCGTGCGGGTGTTCGACGCCGGTGAAGAGACCATCACCGAAGACGACGGCACCGAAGCCCAGATCCCCTTCATCATCATGGAGTTCGTCGACGGGCGCCTGCTCAAGGACATCATCAAGGAAGGCCCGATCGACTCGGTCGAGGCCGTCCGCATCATCGACGGGGTGCTGACCGCCCTCGAGTACTCGCACCGCGCCGGCGTCGTGCACCGCGACATCAAGCCGGGCAACATCATGATCACCAAGGCCGGCCAGGTCAAGGTCATGGACTTCGGCATCGCGCGGGCCATCTCCGACTCCGCCACCACGGTCGCGCAGACCACCGCGATCCTCGGCACGGCCTCCTACTTCTCGCCCGAGCAGGCCAAGGGCGAATCGGTGGATGCCCGCACCGACCTGTACTCCAGCGGCGTCGTGCTCTTCGAAATGCTCACCGGCCGCCCGCCATTCCGGGGCGACACCCCGGTGGCCGTGGCCTACCAGCACGTCAGCGAAGCCCCGGTGAAGCCCAGCTCGGTCAACCCCAAGGTCTCCCCGGCCCTGGACATCGTCGTGCTGCACGCCCTGGCGAAGGACCGGTTCGACAGGTACCAGAGCGCCGTCGAGTTCCGCAACGACGTCGAGACCGCCGGCGCCGGGCACATCCCGGTGCACCGCCCGGTCGACGATGTCGCGGCCGGACTGTTCGGTGCGCCGCCCGAGGTGGAATCCACCTCCGAGCTCGCCCTCAAGCAGCTCGCTGAAGACCAGACCATGGCCCGCACCCAGCGACGCCCACCGGTGATCTGGATCTGGGCCGGCATCGTCAGCGTCGTCGTCATTGTGATTGCGGTGATGTTCTGGGCCCTGAGCCTGACGCCCAACAACGAACTGCCCGACTCCTCCCGCCGCGTTCCGGTCCTGGTGGGCTTCAGCTACACCGACGCCCAGGATGCGTTGCTCGAGCTGGACCTCGCCGCGACCATGGCGGAGGAGAGCAGCGACACCGTCGCCAAGGATGAGGTCATCCGCACCGATCCGCCGTCGGGCACCATCGCCCAGCCGGCCACGGTGATCAAGGTGTACGTTTCCACCGGCAAGGAACTCGTCGAGATGCCGGACACCACCAAACAGCCCTTCTCGGCTGCCGAACCGTTCCTGGTCGACCGTGGCTTCGTTTCCGGTTCGGTGACCACGGAGAACTCCGCGGATGTGCCGGAGGGCGTGGTCATCGCCACCAGCCCGGATCCGCGCGAGATGACCCCGGTGGGAACCACCGTGGACTTCACGGTCTCCACCGGACAGGTCACCGTGCCCGACGTGCTCGGGCAGGCGCTCACCGCCGCGAACTCCCTGCTGCAGGCCTCAGACCTGCAGCTGGTGCCCAAGCTGAAGCCCGACTACGCCTGCGACAGCGTCGCCGGGTCGCCGATCACCAAGCAGTCACTGCCGCCGGGCGACGCGCCCCAGAAGTCCGAGATCACGCTCACCTACTGCGCCGGCTGA
- a CDS encoding protein kinase domain-containing protein: MRPTAGLTFGGRYELQSRIAIGGMGEVWQSVDLVIGRTVAIKILKDEYLGDPGFLERFRAEARHAALVNHEGIANVFDYGEEDGSAFLVMELVPGEALSTILEREHTLPADKVLDIVAQTAAALHAAHAAGLVHRDIKPGNLLITPEGRVKITDFGIARIADQVPLTATGQVMGTVQYLSPEQASGRSASPTTDIYSLGIVAYESLAGRRPFTGESQVAIAMAQINEQPPDLPDTISEPVRNLVISCLAKNPADRPASAAHLARAAIALRRGDVAAAAASVPAVMSGITPTAATMLMPGAGNDQTTQLMPASGGPVQPGTRAEAAAAAAANDPQKKKKKRSPWTWPLVALISILGLVLIGTLVTLFNTTAAETPAPAPTVSSSAPAAPKPTPTATPTPSATTVQVTQADFLGKTSSEARDMLSEMGLSANVVPDKAATTAEQVDTVYGINPTGKVTLGTTITVSVYGDVATPSAPSGTPTATPSTVAPGGTVTVSWPAQSCPTGQELSGYELLAEGATSPSPTGADTTTATVTAGTSNFTVKFRYFCGQVESDYSAATSVTVTAPATTPPTTPPTTPVG, from the coding sequence ATGAGACCCACAGCAGGGCTCACCTTCGGGGGACGATACGAACTGCAGTCGCGCATCGCCATCGGCGGTATGGGCGAGGTTTGGCAGTCCGTCGACCTGGTGATCGGGCGCACCGTCGCGATCAAGATCCTCAAGGACGAATACCTCGGCGACCCCGGTTTCCTCGAGCGCTTCCGCGCTGAGGCCCGGCACGCCGCGCTCGTCAACCACGAAGGCATCGCCAACGTGTTCGACTACGGCGAAGAAGACGGCAGCGCCTTCCTCGTCATGGAGCTGGTGCCCGGAGAGGCGCTCTCCACCATCCTCGAACGCGAGCACACCCTGCCCGCCGACAAGGTTCTCGACATCGTGGCCCAGACCGCCGCCGCGCTGCACGCCGCGCACGCCGCAGGTCTCGTGCACCGGGACATCAAGCCGGGCAACCTGCTGATCACGCCCGAAGGCCGCGTCAAGATCACCGACTTCGGTATCGCCCGCATCGCCGACCAGGTTCCGCTCACCGCAACCGGCCAGGTGATGGGCACGGTGCAGTACCTCTCGCCCGAACAGGCCAGCGGACGCTCCGCCTCGCCGACCACCGACATCTACTCCCTGGGCATCGTCGCCTACGAGAGCCTCGCCGGACGTCGTCCGTTCACGGGCGAGTCGCAGGTGGCCATCGCCATGGCGCAGATCAACGAGCAGCCGCCGGACCTCCCCGACACCATCTCGGAGCCGGTCCGCAACCTGGTGATCTCCTGCCTGGCCAAGAACCCGGCCGACCGCCCCGCCTCCGCTGCGCACCTCGCGCGTGCCGCGATCGCGCTGCGCCGCGGCGATGTCGCGGCCGCGGCAGCATCCGTGCCCGCCGTCATGTCGGGCATCACGCCCACCGCCGCCACCATGCTCATGCCCGGTGCCGGCAACGACCAGACCACGCAGCTGATGCCGGCCTCCGGCGGACCTGTGCAACCCGGCACGCGCGCCGAAGCGGCTGCGGCCGCGGCGGCCAACGATCCCCAGAAAAAGAAGAAGAAGCGCAGCCCCTGGACCTGGCCGCTCGTCGCGCTCATCTCCATCCTGGGCCTCGTCCTCATCGGCACCCTGGTGACCCTGTTCAACACCACCGCCGCCGAAACGCCGGCCCCGGCTCCCACCGTGTCGTCGAGCGCCCCGGCGGCTCCCAAGCCGACGCCCACGGCGACGCCCACCCCGTCCGCCACCACGGTGCAGGTCACCCAGGCGGACTTCCTGGGCAAGACCAGCTCCGAGGCCCGGGACATGCTCAGCGAGATGGGCCTCAGCGCCAACGTGGTGCCCGACAAGGCCGCCACCACAGCGGAGCAGGTCGACACCGTCTACGGCATCAACCCCACCGGCAAGGTCACACTCGGCACCACCATCACGGTGAGTGTGTACGGCGATGTGGCCACCCCATCGGCTCCGTCCGGCACGCCGACCGCCACCCCCTCCACGGTGGCCCCAGGTGGCACCGTGACGGTCAGCTGGCCCGCGCAGTCCTGCCCCACGGGCCAGGAGCTGTCCGGCTATGAGCTGCTCGCCGAGGGTGCGACGTCACCGAGCCCGACCGGCGCGGACACCACCACCGCGACGGTCACGGCCGGCACGAGCAACTTCACGGTCAAGTTCCGGTATTTCTGCGGCCAGGTCGAGTCCGACTACTCCGCGGCGACCTCCGTCACCGTGACCGCACCCGCCACCACGCCACCGACCACGCCACCCACCACGCCTGTCGGCTAA
- a CDS encoding peptidoglycan D,D-transpeptidase FtsI family protein, whose amino-acid sequence MNRELKRVSIVVMLMFAALLTSTSIVQVFQSDNLSADDRNTRTLLDSYSVERGAILAGGEPIAQSLPVDDNYKFQRTYSNGLLYAPITGFIPVNGAPTGLEQALNGELSGTSNSQFFDQISSLVTGQDPKGAAVETTVDPVAQQAAWDALGDLQGSVVVTEPKTGRVLAMVSKPSYDPNTLAVHDSAAVNDTYDALVNAPGDPLINRAINSLNPPGSVFKLVVVAAALESGQYTPDSTFPNPATFTLPSSSSVVINSGGGTCGSGDTVTIATALRLSCNIPMAELGLQLGDDAIRAMAEKFGFNSEFTIPLSVTASTYPADPDDAQTALSAFGQTSVRATPLQMALVSATIANGGIEMKPNLVDQILAPDLSPLQTFQPVAADRVISAATAATMTQMMVNGVQDGAASNARIDGVDVAGKTGTAENGADDPYTLWFTGFAPAADPQYAITVLIEDGGGLGQTGYGNLLAAPIAKQVLEAVLNK is encoded by the coding sequence GTGAATCGTGAACTCAAGCGCGTGAGCATCGTCGTGATGCTCATGTTCGCCGCCCTGCTCACCTCCACGTCCATCGTGCAGGTCTTCCAGTCCGACAACCTCTCGGCCGACGACCGCAACACCCGCACCCTGCTGGACAGCTACTCGGTCGAGCGCGGCGCCATCCTCGCCGGCGGCGAGCCCATCGCCCAGTCACTGCCGGTCGACGACAACTACAAGTTCCAGCGCACCTACAGCAACGGTCTGCTCTACGCACCGATCACCGGCTTCATCCCGGTCAACGGCGCCCCCACCGGGCTCGAGCAGGCGCTCAACGGCGAACTCAGCGGCACCTCCAACTCGCAGTTCTTCGACCAGATCTCCAGCCTCGTCACCGGTCAGGACCCCAAGGGCGCCGCCGTGGAGACCACCGTCGACCCGGTCGCGCAGCAGGCCGCCTGGGATGCGCTCGGAGACCTCCAGGGGTCCGTGGTCGTCACCGAGCCCAAGACCGGCCGGGTGCTGGCCATGGTCTCCAAGCCCAGCTACGACCCGAACACCCTCGCCGTGCACGACAGCGCAGCGGTGAACGACACCTACGACGCCCTGGTCAACGCCCCCGGCGACCCGCTGATCAACCGAGCCATCAACTCGCTCAACCCGCCCGGGTCGGTCTTCAAGCTCGTCGTGGTGGCCGCCGCGCTCGAATCGGGCCAGTACACCCCCGACAGCACCTTCCCCAACCCGGCCACGTTCACCCTGCCGAGCTCGAGCTCGGTGGTCATCAACTCCGGCGGCGGCACGTGCGGCTCCGGCGACACGGTCACGATCGCCACCGCGCTGCGGCTCTCCTGCAACATCCCGATGGCTGAGCTGGGCCTGCAGCTGGGCGACGACGCCATCCGTGCGATGGCCGAGAAGTTCGGGTTCAACTCAGAATTCACCATCCCGCTGTCCGTCACCGCCAGCACGTACCCCGCAGATCCCGACGACGCGCAGACCGCCCTGTCGGCATTCGGCCAGACCAGCGTGCGGGCGACCCCGCTGCAGATGGCCCTGGTCTCGGCCACCATCGCCAACGGAGGGATCGAAATGAAACCCAATCTCGTCGACCAGATTCTGGCGCCAGACCTCAGCCCGCTGCAGACGTTCCAACCCGTCGCGGCCGACCGTGTGATCAGCGCCGCCACCGCGGCCACGATGACCCAGATGATGGTCAACGGGGTCCAGGACGGGGCCGCGAGCAATGCAAGAATAGACGGAGTCGACGTGGCGGGAAAAACGGGGACTGCGGAGAACGGCGCTGATGATCCATACACCCTGTGGTTCACCGGATTCGCCCCCGCGGCAGACCCGCAATACGCGATCACCGTTCTCATCGAAGATGGCGGGGGACTCGGTCAGACGGGGTACGGTAACTTGCTTGCCGCACCGATAGCGAAACAGGTACTAGAGGCGGTGCTGAATAAATGA
- a CDS encoding FtsW/RodA/SpoVE family cell cycle protein: MPRQSNPTTDAREAAPQTGKIRRLHLPQKLRNLELFLLIIACGINLGAVVLVQLGALGQIDTTLVLLGASLSGLVFALHIMLRFVAREADPFILPIATLLNGIGIAMIYRIDIANNEAGWESAAVRQTVWSGLAIACAITVILVIRNHRVLFRYTYVAGFVGVALLLLPLVPGLGREVSGARVWIGFGSFATFQPGEIAKIALAVFFAGYLVRNRDSLSMVGKKFLGLRFPRLRDLGPILVVWALSMSVIIFQRDLGTALLYFGLFLVMLYLATGRLSWVLLGMSLFLGGAVIASQTLDYVNGRFTNWLDALNPAVYDADGGSYQLVQGLFGLAKGGLIGTGLGQGRPELTPVPQSDYIIASLGEELGLAGIFAILALYLLLVARGFRIGFAGQDDFGKLLGVGLSFVIALQCFIVIGGVTRVIPLTGLTTPFLAAGGSSLVANWIIVALLLRLSDTVRNQPRLVV; the protein is encoded by the coding sequence ATGCCCCGGCAGAGTAATCCGACCACGGATGCCCGCGAGGCGGCACCGCAGACCGGCAAGATCCGGCGCCTGCACCTGCCGCAGAAGCTGCGCAACCTCGAACTGTTCCTGCTGATCATCGCGTGCGGCATCAACCTCGGCGCCGTGGTGCTCGTGCAGCTGGGCGCGCTCGGCCAGATCGACACCACCCTGGTTCTGCTCGGCGCGAGCCTGTCCGGCCTGGTCTTCGCACTGCACATCATGCTGCGCTTCGTGGCCCGCGAGGCCGACCCGTTCATCCTGCCGATCGCCACCCTGCTCAACGGCATCGGCATCGCCATGATCTACCGCATCGACATCGCCAACAACGAGGCCGGCTGGGAGAGCGCAGCGGTACGGCAGACCGTGTGGAGCGGCCTGGCCATCGCCTGCGCGATCACCGTGATCCTGGTGATCCGCAACCACCGGGTGCTGTTCCGGTACACCTATGTGGCGGGTTTCGTCGGTGTGGCCCTGCTGCTTCTGCCGCTCGTGCCCGGACTCGGCCGCGAGGTCAGCGGCGCCCGGGTGTGGATCGGTTTCGGCTCCTTCGCCACCTTCCAGCCCGGTGAGATCGCGAAGATCGCCCTGGCCGTGTTCTTCGCGGGTTACCTCGTGCGCAACCGCGACAGCCTGTCCATGGTGGGCAAGAAGTTCCTCGGCCTTCGGTTCCCGCGTCTGCGCGACCTCGGCCCGATCCTCGTGGTCTGGGCCCTGTCGATGTCGGTCATCATCTTCCAGCGCGACCTGGGCACCGCACTGCTCTACTTCGGCCTGTTCCTGGTGATGCTCTACCTCGCCACCGGGCGGCTCAGCTGGGTGCTGCTGGGCATGTCGCTGTTCCTCGGCGGCGCCGTCATCGCCAGCCAGACCCTCGACTACGTCAACGGCCGGTTCACCAACTGGCTGGATGCGCTCAACCCGGCCGTCTACGACGCCGACGGCGGCAGCTACCAGCTGGTGCAGGGCCTGTTCGGTCTCGCCAAGGGCGGGTTGATCGGCACGGGCCTCGGCCAGGGGCGCCCCGAACTGACCCCGGTCCCGCAGAGCGACTACATCATCGCCAGCCTCGGCGAGGAGCTCGGCCTGGCCGGCATCTTCGCCATCCTGGCCCTCTACCTGCTCCTGGTCGCCCGCGGCTTCCGCATCGGATTCGCCGGTCAGGACGACTTCGGCAAGCTCCTCGGCGTCGGTCTGTCCTTCGTCATCGCGCTGCAGTGTTTCATCGTCATCGGCGGTGTCACCCGCGTCATCCCGCTCACCGGCCTCACCACCCCCTTCCTGGCCGCCGGTGGCTCCTCCCTCGTCGCCAACTGGATCATCGTCGCCCTCCTACTGCGACTGAGTGACACAGTGCGCAACCAACCTCGGCTGGTGGTCTAA
- a CDS encoding PP2C family protein-serine/threonine phosphatase — MASVSHSAAVSNVGKIRANNQDSGYAGHTLFVVADGMGGHAGGDVASAIATKRIMEADTAYHSAQDAEFALQAALIAANSQLAETVFEHAELTGMGTTVSALVVIDDQVAIAHIGDSRIYLFRDGELSQITTDHTFVQRLVDSGRITEAEAMVHPRRSVLMRVLGDVESSPEIDTSILATRAGDRWLICSDGLSGVVSNTGISNALKSSLDAQAVADRLVKESLDGGAPDNVTIVVVDIGNGGERQGDPVVVGSASAPLAFGEEPVRTRAPRIPSLRLHPVRETHFEPDSQDYLSELIEEDARRALRRKITWLAGIVLLIVAIAGAALLGYQWTQSRYYVGVEGSTVAIYQGIQQDLGPLKLSSVYEDTDLELNQLRVYDRQQVERTISASSLEDAKLIVERLSNAPAE; from the coding sequence ATGGCATCGGTTAGTCACAGCGCCGCCGTGTCCAACGTTGGCAAGATTCGGGCCAACAACCAGGACTCCGGCTACGCCGGGCACACCCTGTTCGTCGTCGCCGACGGCATGGGCGGACACGCGGGCGGCGACGTGGCCTCCGCCATCGCCACCAAGCGCATCATGGAGGCCGACACGGCCTACCACTCGGCGCAGGACGCCGAGTTCGCGCTGCAGGCCGCGCTCATCGCGGCGAACTCCCAGTTGGCCGAAACCGTCTTCGAGCACGCCGAACTCACCGGCATGGGCACCACCGTGAGCGCCCTCGTGGTGATCGACGACCAGGTCGCGATTGCGCACATCGGCGACTCCCGCATCTACCTCTTCCGTGACGGCGAACTGTCCCAGATCACCACCGACCACACCTTCGTGCAGCGCCTGGTCGACAGCGGCCGCATCACCGAGGCCGAGGCCATGGTGCACCCGCGCCGCTCGGTGCTGATGCGGGTGCTCGGCGACGTCGAGTCCTCCCCGGAGATCGACACGTCGATCCTGGCCACCCGCGCTGGCGACCGCTGGCTGATCTGCTCCGACGGGTTGAGCGGGGTGGTGTCCAACACCGGCATCTCCAACGCCCTCAAGAGCTCACTGGATGCCCAGGCCGTCGCCGACCGCCTGGTCAAGGAGAGCCTCGACGGCGGCGCCCCCGACAACGTCACGATCGTGGTCGTCGACATCGGCAACGGCGGCGAACGCCAGGGCGACCCCGTCGTGGTCGGCTCCGCCTCCGCCCCGCTCGCGTTCGGTGAGGAGCCGGTGCGCACGCGCGCCCCGCGCATCCCGTCGCTGCGGCTGCACCCGGTGCGTGAAACCCACTTCGAACCCGACTCGCAGGACTACCTCTCCGAGCTCATCGAGGAGGACGCCCGCCGGGCGCTGCGCCGGAAGATCACCTGGCTGGCCGGCATTGTGCTGCTCATCGTGGCCATCGCCGGCGCCGCCCTGCTCGGCTATCAGTGGACGCAGAGCCGCTACTACGTGGGCGTCGAGGGCAGCACGGTCGCCATCTACCAGGGCATCCAGCAGGATCTGGGCCCCCTCAAACTCTCCAGCGTCTACGAAGACACCGACCTGGAACTCAACCAGCTGCGCGTGTACGACCGCCAGCAGGTGGAGCGCACCATCAGCGCGTCGTCCCTCGAGGACGCCAAACTCATCGTGGAACGGTTGAGCAATGCCCCGGCAGAGTAA
- a CDS encoding FHA domain-containing protein FhaB/FipA, translating into MNPSELTLLVLRLAFLLVLWLFIFGIVYALRSDLFGQRVRKLSTDTPPAAAVPFATPPPAPVPAGAFAQAPAASASAPTEQLSRPKLAQPAAGPDKATTQTATRLVITSGPKAGTEFPLGSEPITIGRSSDSSLVIRDDYTSTHHARLMLWHDDWMVQDLDSTNGTFLDGKRVAVPTSVPLNTTVKIGATSFELRR; encoded by the coding sequence ATGAATCCCAGTGAACTGACCCTGCTTGTCCTGCGCCTGGCGTTCCTGCTCGTGCTCTGGCTGTTCATCTTCGGCATCGTCTATGCGCTGCGCAGCGACCTGTTCGGCCAACGGGTGCGCAAGCTCTCCACCGACACGCCGCCCGCGGCCGCGGTGCCCTTCGCCACCCCGCCGCCCGCCCCAGTTCCCGCCGGAGCGTTCGCGCAGGCGCCCGCCGCTTCCGCGTCGGCCCCCACCGAGCAGCTCTCCCGGCCCAAACTGGCCCAGCCCGCCGCCGGGCCGGACAAGGCGACCACCCAGACCGCGACCCGCCTGGTGATCACCTCAGGGCCCAAGGCCGGCACGGAGTTCCCGCTCGGCTCCGAGCCCATCACCATCGGCCGGTCCAGCGACTCGAGTCTCGTCATCCGTGACGACTACACCTCCACCCACCACGCGCGCCTGATGCTCTGGCACGACGACTGGATGGTGCAGGACCTCGACTCCACCAACGGCACCTTCCTCGACGGAAAACGCGTGGCGGTGCCCACGTCGGTGCCGCTGAACACCACCGTCAAGATCGGCGCGACCAGCTTCGAGCTCCGGCGGTAG
- a CDS encoding FhaA domain-containing protein: MGILDSFEKGLERAVNGAFAKTFKSGVQPVEITSALRRELDTKAAVVARDRILAPNRFTVRLAQADFRRITDLGPALVDELIQLVQQHAASQGYQFTGAVTIDFENDPGLSEGMVQVDSTSVKGTVAWTPVLDINGHRHALVKSRTVIGRGSDADITIDDTGTSRRHVEIIWDGARAQVRDLGSTNGSQLNGAPVTQAILEPDSVITIGRTRIVFRVVAQAGSDPAPRRTDDATQRHDMGGFWGPNT, translated from the coding sequence GTGGGCATACTGGATAGCTTTGAGAAAGGTCTTGAGCGCGCCGTAAACGGCGCCTTCGCCAAGACCTTCAAGTCGGGCGTGCAGCCGGTGGAGATCACCTCAGCGCTGCGTCGTGAGCTCGACACCAAAGCCGCCGTCGTGGCCCGCGATCGCATCCTGGCGCCCAACCGCTTCACCGTGCGGCTGGCCCAGGCCGACTTCCGCCGCATCACCGATCTGGGTCCGGCTCTGGTCGACGAACTCATCCAGTTGGTGCAGCAGCACGCCGCCTCGCAGGGTTACCAGTTCACCGGCGCCGTCACGATCGACTTCGAAAACGACCCGGGCCTGAGCGAGGGCATGGTGCAGGTGGATTCCACCAGCGTCAAGGGCACCGTCGCCTGGACCCCGGTGCTCGACATCAACGGCCACCGGCACGCCCTGGTCAAGTCCCGCACCGTGATCGGCCGCGGGTCGGATGCCGACATCACCATCGACGACACCGGCACCTCCCGCCGGCACGTCGAGATCATCTGGGACGGCGCCCGCGCCCAGGTGCGCGACCTCGGCTCCACCAACGGTTCGCAGCTGAACGGCGCCCCCGTCACGCAGGCCATCCTCGAACCGGACTCGGTGATCACCATCGGCCGCACCCGCATCGTCTTCCGGGTCGTCGCCCAGGCCGGCTCCGATCCGGCGCCCCGCCGCACCGACGATGCCACCCAGCGCCACGACATGGGCGGATTCTGGGGGCCGAACACATGA
- a CDS encoding aldo/keto reductase gives MKTFTMPGTDIVAPNVLLGLMRIADKTDDEVQELVRTARDSGIDFLDHADVYGNELHGCERRFAEAMKLTPSQRDELTIQTKTGIVGENGPYFDFSYEHIIESVHGSLAALGTDHIDILLLHRPDALVEPEEVARAFDELEAAGKVRAFGVSNHTPRQIDLLRKYVRQPIVANQLQLSITHSPIIAQGVSANMADEEQSVTLDGGGILDYCRLNDITVQAWSPFQAGFFNGVFLGNEKYPELNAVIDRLAAAYGVPPIAIATAWITRHPAQMQVVLGTTSPERVAGAAQGSDLRLSRAEWYELFRAAGKIVP, from the coding sequence GTGAAGACATTCACCATGCCCGGAACCGACATCGTCGCGCCCAACGTGCTGCTCGGCCTGATGCGCATCGCCGACAAGACCGACGACGAGGTGCAGGAGCTCGTGCGCACAGCTCGGGACTCCGGTATCGATTTCCTCGACCACGCCGACGTGTACGGGAACGAGCTGCACGGCTGTGAGCGCCGGTTCGCCGAGGCGATGAAGCTGACGCCGTCCCAGCGTGACGAGCTCACCATCCAGACCAAGACCGGGATCGTGGGAGAGAACGGGCCGTACTTCGACTTCTCCTATGAGCACATCATCGAGTCGGTGCACGGCTCCCTGGCGGCACTAGGCACCGACCACATCGACATCCTGCTGCTGCACCGGCCCGACGCACTGGTGGAGCCCGAGGAGGTCGCCCGGGCTTTCGACGAGCTGGAAGCCGCCGGCAAGGTGCGCGCGTTCGGCGTCTCCAACCACACCCCGCGCCAGATCGACCTGCTGCGGAAGTACGTGCGCCAGCCGATCGTGGCCAACCAGCTGCAGCTCTCGATCACCCACTCGCCGATCATCGCGCAGGGGGTGTCGGCGAACATGGCCGACGAGGAGCAGTCGGTGACCCTCGACGGCGGCGGGATCCTGGACTACTGCCGGCTGAACGACATCACCGTGCAGGCCTGGTCGCCGTTCCAGGCGGGCTTCTTCAATGGGGTCTTCCTCGGCAACGAGAAGTACCCGGAGCTCAATGCGGTCATCGACCGACTCGCCGCCGCCTATGGAGTGCCGCCGATCGCCATCGCCACGGCGTGGATCACCCGGCACCCCGCCCAGATGCAGGTGGTGCTCGGCACCACCAGCCCCGAGCGGGTTGCCGGCGCCGCCCAGGGCTCCGACCTGCGGCTGAGCCGGGCCGAATGGTACGAGCTCTTCCGGGCCGCCGGCAAGATCGTTCCCTAA
- a CDS encoding S-ribosylhomocysteine lyase, producing the protein MNVESFNLDHRTVAAPYVRLADTKVLPQGDTIVKYDVRFTQPNVAHLDMKAVHSIEHLFAEHSRNHSARVIDFSPMGCQTGFYLILQGQPEYAEVLELIEATMTDILGATEVPAANEVQCGWGANHSLTAAQDAVKVFLAARADWPTVTA; encoded by the coding sequence ATGAACGTCGAGTCGTTCAACCTCGACCACCGCACCGTCGCCGCGCCCTACGTGCGCCTGGCGGACACCAAGGTTCTGCCGCAGGGCGACACCATCGTGAAGTACGACGTGCGCTTCACCCAGCCCAACGTGGCCCACCTGGACATGAAGGCGGTGCACTCGATCGAGCACCTCTTCGCCGAGCACTCCCGCAACCACTCGGCGCGGGTCATCGACTTCTCGCCGATGGGCTGCCAGACCGGTTTCTACCTGATCCTGCAGGGGCAGCCGGAGTACGCCGAGGTGCTCGAGCTCATCGAGGCCACCATGACCGACATCCTCGGCGCCACCGAGGTGCCCGCGGCGAACGAGGTGCAGTGCGGTTGGGGCGCGAACCACTCGCTCACCGCGGCGCAGGATGCGGTGAAGGTCTTCCTCGCCGCCCGCGCGGACTGGCCCACCGTCACCGCATGA